GACTGCCATGGCGAGCGAACTGACCATCGATGAGCTGAAGGGCAAGATCGGCGAGGAGATCGGCGTCTCCAAATGGTTCGACATTCCCCAGTCGACGATTGACGCCTTTGCCGACCTGACCCACGATCACCAGTTCATTCATATCGATCCGGTCAAGGCCAAGATGACGCCGTTCGGCGGCACCATTGCCCATGGCTTCCTGACCGTGTCGATGCTGTCCGCCTTTGCCATCGACGCCCTGCCGGCCATTACCGGCCGCGCCATGGGCGTCAATTACGGCTTCGACAAGCTGCGCATGATCTCGCCGGTCAAGGCCGGCGCCAAGGTGCGCGGCCGTTTCGTTCTGAAGGGGCTCGAATCGAAGAACCCCAAGCAGCACCAGTTGACCTATGCCGTGACCGTCGAGATCGACGGT
This portion of the Phreatobacter stygius genome encodes:
- a CDS encoding MaoC family dehydratase, translating into MASELTIDELKGKIGEEIGVSKWFDIPQSTIDAFADLTHDHQFIHIDPVKAKMTPFGGTIAHGFLTVSMLSAFAIDALPAITGRAMGVNYGFDKLRMISPVKAGAKVRGRFVLKGLESKNPKQHQLTYAVTVEIDGGDKPAVVADWVTLAYLM